Proteins encoded by one window of Fischerella sp. PCC 9605:
- a CDS encoding BON domain-containing protein, with amino-acid sequence MKKFIPLLISGVLVVGAAGCETASRTSTNAPSNTEENVNAPATETAQENQQDATSEVRKDQIESDIRAREQRNNITGGDADRADADLESEVRGKLEANLPASQLTVESEEGVVTVAGTVPTQEQLNRIPTLAQEIKGVKSVDAKNVKVAPATPVPTNN; translated from the coding sequence ATGAAGAAATTCATTCCATTACTAATTAGTGGTGTCCTGGTTGTAGGTGCAGCTGGTTGCGAAACAGCCTCTAGAACCAGTACAAATGCCCCTAGCAATACAGAGGAAAACGTCAACGCACCAGCGACAGAAACAGCTCAAGAAAATCAACAAGACGCCACAAGCGAAGTTCGTAAAGACCAAATTGAGTCTGACATTCGGGCGCGGGAGCAACGTAACAACATCACTGGCGGTGACGCAGATAGAGCTGATGCCGATTTGGAAAGCGAAGTTCGGGGAAAATTAGAAGCAAATTTACCAGCTAGTCAGTTAACTGTTGAATCTGAAGAAGGTGTTGTTACTGTTGCTGGAACGGTTCCTACTCAGGAGCAACTTAATAGAATCCCCACTTTGGCTCAAGAAATTAAAGGTGTTAAAAGTGTAGACGCTAAAAATGTAAAAGTTGCTCCCGCAACACCAGTACCAACAAATAACTAA
- a CDS encoding general stress protein, whose product MVVGERRRAVGVFSNRSDAEYALTELRDAGFNMNQISVIAKDADRTGDIAGVDTQKRVGNKADEGAAAGAVTGGVLGGLTGLLVGLGTLAIPGVGPILLAGELATTLATTAAGAGIGAAAGGLVGALVGLGIPEERARVYNDRVSRGHYLVMVEGTEAEIQRAEAVLRNRGIEEFGVYNVPDATATRSDYVNPANAGVDTTRADYPSNVVDNDPKVVIVDRRDDRRDTNI is encoded by the coding sequence ATGGTTGTGGGAGAACGCAGACGTGCAGTTGGAGTATTTTCTAATCGTAGTGATGCCGAATATGCGCTCACCGAACTTAGAGATGCTGGCTTTAACATGAATCAAATATCTGTAATTGCCAAAGACGCGGATCGCACTGGTGATATTGCTGGTGTTGACACACAAAAGCGTGTTGGCAATAAAGCAGATGAAGGAGCTGCTGCTGGAGCGGTTACAGGTGGTGTACTAGGAGGTCTGACCGGCTTGTTGGTAGGTTTGGGTACTTTGGCAATTCCTGGTGTAGGTCCAATCTTACTGGCAGGTGAATTAGCCACAACTCTAGCTACAACTGCTGCGGGTGCTGGTATTGGTGCTGCTGCTGGCGGGTTAGTAGGTGCGCTTGTTGGCTTAGGAATCCCTGAAGAACGAGCTAGAGTTTACAACGATCGCGTCTCCCGTGGGCATTATTTAGTCATGGTAGAAGGCACGGAAGCCGAAATCCAGCGCGCTGAAGCAGTTCTCAGAAATCGAGGCATTGAAGAGTTTGGTGTCTACAATGTACCCGATGCCACCGCAACTCGCAGCGATTATGTAAATCCTGCTAATGCTGGAGTTGATACCACTCGTGCTGATTATCCTAGCAATGTTGTTGACAATGACCCCAAAGTAGTCATCGTTGACCGTAGAGATGACCGTAGAGATACAAATATCTAG
- a CDS encoding phasin family protein — MDSNNWMRQLLMIGIGTTSMMAEKLKEVSDQLVKDGKLDPEQAKAVMDDMLNQLKSEQGSWETNMQRQMRNMMQDLGVARQSEVDELRGRIDRLERQVRDLENKLWR; from the coding sequence ATGGACAGCAACAACTGGATGAGGCAGTTATTGATGATCGGTATTGGTACAACGTCCATGATGGCAGAAAAACTCAAGGAAGTGAGCGACCAACTAGTTAAGGATGGTAAGCTCGATCCTGAGCAGGCTAAAGCAGTCATGGATGACATGTTAAACCAGTTAAAGTCCGAGCAAGGCAGCTGGGAAACTAACATGCAACGGCAAATGCGGAATATGATGCAAGATTTAGGAGTTGCACGTCAGTCAGAGGTGGACGAACTGCGGGGTAGAATTGATCGTTTAGAGCGACAGGTAAGAGACTTAGAAAATAAGCTCTGGCGCTGA
- a CDS encoding TIGR03792 family protein — translation MIVELLRVKIPPTQREKYIQKDAEIWTAALASYPGFLGKEVWINPNEPAEVILIIHWATREQWKAIGQSELNAIEQRFAQELGFTGEIVESSEYQVRKFPQNKG, via the coding sequence GTGATTGTCGAACTGCTTAGGGTAAAAATACCACCTACACAACGAGAAAAATACATCCAGAAGGACGCCGAAATTTGGACAGCAGCGCTTGCCAGTTATCCTGGTTTTCTCGGTAAAGAAGTTTGGATTAACCCCAACGAGCCAGCAGAGGTCATCCTAATCATTCATTGGGCAACGCGGGAACAATGGAAAGCAATTGGACAATCCGAATTGAACGCCATAGAGCAACGGTTTGCCCAAGAACTAGGATTTACTGGCGAGATAGTAGAGTCATCTGAGTATCAAGTACGGAAATTTCCGCAAAATAAGGGTTAA
- a CDS encoding helix-turn-helix transcriptional regulator — MLDAINRENNYTRQVVQAIAQQLKGELPGTGAIAHSLAISVRQLQRELQAEGTSYQQLLDETRKELALRHLKNLDTPIHDVAFLLGFSEPSAFHRAFKRWTGQTPRVYRLSSGSM; from the coding sequence ATGCTTGATGCCATAAACCGAGAGAACAATTACACCCGACAAGTTGTGCAGGCGATCGCGCAACAATTGAAAGGAGAGCTTCCGGGGACGGGCGCGATCGCCCACAGTCTAGCAATTAGCGTCCGCCAGTTACAGCGAGAGTTACAAGCCGAGGGTACGTCATACCAGCAACTTTTGGATGAAACTCGTAAAGAACTTGCCCTGCGACATTTGAAAAACCTGGATACTCCAATTCACGATGTCGCTTTTTTGTTGGGGTTCTCTGAACCCAGTGCCTTTCACCGCGCCTTCAAACGCTGGACAGGACAAACTCCACGAGTTTACCGATTATCTAGTGGCTCGATGTGA